Proteins encoded within one genomic window of Lysinibacillus sphaericus:
- a CDS encoding ABC transporter ATP-binding protein, which produces METVIDVQHLNKVFNRETALQDVSFTIKKGEIFGFLGPSGSGKTTTIKILTAQTEKTAGDVSLFNRPVSEMKSSQNRQRFGILTDNSGLYTRLSIEENLLLYSSLYQLPTSAVKDALDFVNLYAERKKKISQLSKGMIQRVTLARAIMHKPELLFLDEPTSALDPVNTQHIYNGLRKLNELGTTIFLTTHDMSEAEILCDRVAFLHQGKIRAIGSPKQLKKEFGDETITVELTNGHYETIQNGEQDAQKLYDWMQSNAVARLYTNEPTLGDIFMQITGSDLI; this is translated from the coding sequence TAAGGTGTTTAATAGGGAAACTGCGTTACAGGATGTTTCTTTCACGATTAAAAAGGGTGAAATATTCGGTTTTCTTGGCCCAAGTGGCTCGGGCAAAACGACGACTATTAAAATTTTAACTGCACAAACAGAAAAAACTGCAGGTGACGTTTCATTATTTAATCGCCCTGTTAGTGAAATGAAGAGCAGTCAAAATCGTCAACGCTTTGGCATTTTAACTGATAATAGTGGACTGTATACGCGACTTTCAATCGAGGAGAATTTATTACTCTATAGTAGTTTATATCAATTGCCAACTTCAGCAGTAAAAGATGCATTAGATTTTGTGAACCTTTATGCAGAACGTAAAAAGAAAATAAGTCAACTTTCTAAAGGGATGATACAGCGTGTGACATTAGCTCGTGCTATTATGCACAAGCCTGAATTATTATTTTTAGATGAGCCAACTTCAGCACTTGACCCTGTTAATACGCAACATATTTACAATGGTTTACGCAAGCTAAATGAGCTCGGGACAACAATCTTTTTAACAACACATGATATGAGTGAAGCAGAAATACTTTGTGATCGAGTTGCCTTTTTACATCAAGGTAAAATACGTGCGATTGGTTCACCAAAGCAATTAAAAAAAGAATTTGGAGATGAAACCATTACGGTCGAATTAACAAATGGTCACTACGAAACGATTCAAAATGGCGAACAGGATGCACAAAAACTATATGATTGGATGCAATCGAATGCAGTTGCACGTCTATACACAAACGAGCCAACTTTAGGAGATATTTTTATGCAAATAACAGGGAGTGATTTAATATGA